In Nasonia vitripennis strain AsymCx chromosome 2, Nvit_psr_1.1, whole genome shotgun sequence, a genomic segment contains:
- the LOC100116812 gene encoding ribosome biogenesis protein NOP53 — protein sequence MVDTVAKKRKVSKKTKKSWRKHVDTKDVDSFLDNERLEERLGTPFAQRKDEELFAVDRTRDESALQESSGLSKKQRRELLKNTEPKCFAILKPHTAVPDPIVKRNRVRTPEERKSIIRKQKEAERKLKGQLKLKERVAIKNRLLAKEKRANQPKRGEFKVDVWKKEPIVEAELKSEWLTNDTVRHTLANTGKKRKRVPESLHKKPSVLPAVNAPHPGTSYNPSFKDHQELLAQVAAEEVKLMKEEEHLNRVTNKMFRKVTAKQKDADNLTEMSEGLPLPNQKQDDDSDEDNDPNVRSINPPALNVKKTLVQRRKQKEQRKLQQQRLKQKIEKKKVADIYHLNHLGKQISKKEQKLGLLKEKREKIKAKKELEPKVLSRHKFEPLEQEFLMGDEIAGNLRNTTPAGNLLKDRYKSLQQRSIVAPGALQLKKTKSKVKRYIKADHKIELKKVTKK from the exons atggtGGACACTGTAGCAAAGAAACGTAAAGTGTCCAAGAAGACAAAAAAGTCTTGGAGGAAACACGTGGACACCAAGGATGTTGACAGCTTTCTGGATAATGAAAGACTCGAAGAACGGTTGGGTACACCTTTTGCTCAGAGGAAGGATGAAGAATTGTTTGCAGTCGATAGAACAAGAGATGAAAGTGCACTTCAGGAAAGTAGTGGTTTAAGTAAGAAACAGCGCAGGGAGTTGTTGAAAAACACAGAGCCAAAGTGTTTTGCAATTTTGAAACCACACACAGCAGTACCAGATCCTATTGTCAAAAGGAATCGCGTCAGAACTccagaagaaagaaaaagtatAATAAGAAAGCAAAAGGAGGCAGAGCGAAAACTGAAAGGTCAGTTAAAGCTAAAAGAAAGAGTAGCCATAAAAAACAGATTATTAGCTAAAGAGAAGAGAGCTAATCAACCTAAAAGAGGTGAATTCAAGGTTGATGTCTGGAAAAAAGAGCCTATTGTAGAAGCAGAATTGAAAAGCGAGTGGCTCACTAATGATACAGTCAGGCATACATTGGCTAATACAGgcaaaaaacgcaaaagagtgcCAGAATCTTTGCACAAAAAGCCTTCGGTTTTACCAGCTGTTAATGCTCCACATCCTGGAACTTCGTACAATCCTTCATTCAAGGATCACCAAGAGTTGCTTGCTCAAGTAGCAGCTGAAGAAGTGAAATTAATGAAAGAAGAGGAACATCTCAATAGAGTTACAAACAAAATGTTCCGCAAG GTTACTGCGAAGCAAAAGGACGCAGATAATTTGACAGAAATGTCTGAAGGACTTCCTCTGCCAAATCAAAAACAAGATGACGATTCAGATGAAGAcaatgatcctaatgttagATCCATTAATCCACCAGCATTAAATGTTAAAAAGACGTTAGTTCAACGCCGCAAACAAAAAGAGCAGCGAAAACTTCAGCAACAACGATTGAAacagaaaattgaaaagaaaaaagttgctGACATTTATCACTTAAATCATCTTGGAAAACAAATATCAAAGAAGGAGCAAAAGTTGGGCCttttgaaagaaaaacgagaaaaaatcAAAGCCAAAAAAGAGCTTGAACCAAAAGTACTAAGCAGACACAAGTTTGAACCCCTTGAGCAAGAATTCTTAATGGGAGATGAAATAGCAGGAAATCTGAGAAATACAACTCCTGCCGGTAACTTATTGAAAGACAGGTACAAGTCTTTGCAGCAGAGAAGCATAGTTGCACCTGGAGCTCTGCAACT GAAAAAGACTAAGTCTAAAGTCAAAAGGTATATCAAAGCTGATCACAAGATAGAGTTGAAAAAAGTTACTAAGAAGTaa
- the LOC100116779 gene encoding protein max isoform X1 — MSDDDRDIDIESDEGDDSDSRQRHSNNQQYFSQAEKRAHHNALERKRRDHIKDSFSSLRDSVPSLQNEKVASRAQILKKAAEYIQFMRRKNSSHQQDIDDLKRQNSLLESQTALFHEVRTLEKAKITGNFAAESCEVSKSDSIGMGNYNETESESSDSDTGKTIRHSKKLKTNSLH; from the exons ATGAGTGACGATGACCGGGACATCGATATCGAGAGTGAT GAGGGCGACGACTCCGATTCGAGGCAAAGACATTCTAACAACCAACAATACTTTTCTCAG GCTGAGAAACGAGCCCATCACAATGCCCTTGAAAGGAAGCGTAGAGACCACATTAAGGATAGCTTTTCCAGTTTACGAGATTCTGTACCATCGCTGCAAAATGAAAAAGTTGCCAGTAGGGCTCAGATCCTTAAAAAGGCTGCGGAATACATCCAGTTTATGCGTCGTAAGAATAGCTCTCACCAGCAAGACATTGATGACTTGAAACGCCAGAATAGTCTTCTCGAATCTCAAA CTGCCTTGTTTCATGAAGTACGTACTTTGGAGAAAGCCAAAATCACTGGCAATTTCGCTGCTGAATCCTGTGAAGTCTCCAAGTCTGATTCTATAGGAATGGGTAACTATAACGAAACCGAATCAGAATCATCTGACAGCGATACAGGCAAGACTATACGCCactcgaaaaaattaaagacaAACAGTCTACATTGA
- the LOC100116779 gene encoding protein max isoform X2 produces MSDDDRDIDIESDEGDDSDSRQRHSNNQQYFSQAEKRAHHNALERKRRDHIKDSFSSLRDSVPSLQNEKVASRAQILKKAAEYIQFMRRKNSSHQQDIDDLKRQNSLLESQIRTLEKAKITGNFAAESCEVSKSDSIGMGNYNETESESSDSDTGKTIRHSKKLKTNSLH; encoded by the exons ATGAGTGACGATGACCGGGACATCGATATCGAGAGTGAT GAGGGCGACGACTCCGATTCGAGGCAAAGACATTCTAACAACCAACAATACTTTTCTCAG GCTGAGAAACGAGCCCATCACAATGCCCTTGAAAGGAAGCGTAGAGACCACATTAAGGATAGCTTTTCCAGTTTACGAGATTCTGTACCATCGCTGCAAAATGAAAAAGTTGCCAGTAGGGCTCAGATCCTTAAAAAGGCTGCGGAATACATCCAGTTTATGCGTCGTAAGAATAGCTCTCACCAGCAAGACATTGATGACTTGAAACGCCAGAATAGTCTTCTCGAATCTCAAA TACGTACTTTGGAGAAAGCCAAAATCACTGGCAATTTCGCTGCTGAATCCTGTGAAGTCTCCAAGTCTGATTCTATAGGAATGGGTAACTATAACGAAACCGAATCAGAATCATCTGACAGCGATACAGGCAAGACTATACGCCactcgaaaaaattaaagacaAACAGTCTACATTGA
- the LOC116416338 gene encoding homeobox protein MSX-2-like translates to MSEPAQGAQRRATSDFSIERILSKDVPSSSSPSSSASTATVGPAQSTYPSFALQNRLEWLRSFCKLPTPAEPRPSEDPATAGIPAIDNRPSKQPDKSDPTQLNSEELSWLRCTRYRPPKLPRKSSAGKIFKRKPGSHPRIPFTKYQIEILENRYRSSSYLSRDDVVNLSDLLHLPQSRVCTTRFLRSNIKKLILLFLLNMFLFQLIV, encoded by the exons ATGAGCGAGCCAGCGCAAGGAGCGCAGAGGCGCGCTACCAGTGATTTCAGTATCGAGAGGATTCTCTCCAAGGATGTGCCTTCTTCGTCTTCGCCGTCCTCTTCTGCTTCGACGGCAACCGTCGGGCCCGCGCAATCGACGTATCCGAGCTTTGCGCTGCAGAATCGACTCGAGTGGCTGAGGAGCTTTTGCAAACTGCCGACGCCAGCGGAACCGAGGCCCAGCGAAGATCCAGCCACGGCGGGCATTCCCGCTATCGACAA TCGACCATCGAAACAGCCCGATAAATCGGATCCGACGCAACTGAATAGCGAAGAACTATCTTGGCTGAGGTGTACGAGATATCGCCCGCCCAAATTGCCGAGAAAATCCAGTGCtggtaaaattttcaaaagaaaacCCGGCTCACATCCTCGTATACCATTCACGAAATACCAAATAGAGATACTAGAAAACAGATACAGAAGCAGCTCATATCTATCGAGGGATGACGTTGTGAACTTGTCGGATTTGCTACATCTTCCGCAGAGTAGAGTATGTACAACTCGATTCTTAAGATCCAATATTAAGAAACTAATACTTCTATTCTTactaaatatgtttttatttcaattaatcGTTTGA
- the LOC100116750 gene encoding adenylosuccinate synthetase isoform X2: protein MGRRGQGQSRRHAGQRSRPRLQVSGNGVVIHLPGLFEELEENEAQGLKDWQGRLIISDRAHIVFDFHQQVDQLQELEKGTRSLGTTKKGIGPAYASKAARTGIRIGELVGDYDKFSEKFVALVASHQKIFPALKVDVKAELERYRGYADRIRPYVKETVHYLHHAAKDGKKILVEGANAAMLDIDFGTYPYVTSSNCSIGGVCTGLGLPPTVIGEIVAVVKAYTTRVGDGPFPTELLDATGEILQKRGCEFGVTTKRKRRCGWLDLILLKYTAIVNGYTSICLTKLDILDTLPTIKVCTGYRLNGKEIDYFPSSTSDLAKVEPIYEEFEGWQTSTEGVRSFDNLPLSAQKYVQLLEEYLDIPVKWVGVGAGRESIIAI, encoded by the exons ATGGGGCGACGAGGGCAAGGGCAAAGTCGTCGACATGCTGGCCAGCGAAGCCGACCTCGTCTGCAGGTGTCAG GTAATGGTGTTGTCATTCATTTGCCAGGCTTATTTGAAGAACTGGAAGAAAATGAGGCTCAAGGTCTTAAAGATTGGCAGGGCCGACTTATCATTTCGGACAGGGCTCACATAGTCTTTGACTTTCATCAGCAAGTTGATCAATTGCAAGAACTTGAAAAAGGCACTCGTTCATTGGGTACCACAAAGAAAGGAATTGGTCCAGCTTATGCTAGTAAGGCAGCCAGAACTGGAATTAGAATAGGAGAACTCGTAGGGGACTATGAcaaattttctgaaaaatttgtaGCCCTTGTAGCGTCTCATCAGAAAATCTTTCCTGCTCTTAAAGTAGACGTGAAAGCAGAACTAGAACGTTACAGGGG ATATGCTGATCGTATCAGACCCTATGTCAAAGAGACAGTTCATTACTTGCATCATGCTGCAAAAGATGGAAAGAAGATTTTAGTAGAAGGTGCTAATGCTGCAATGTTAGACATAGATTTTGGAACGTACCCGTACGTTACTAGTTCAAACTGCAGTATTGGTGGAGTCTGCACTGGCCTTGGATTACCGCCTACTGTTATTGGAGAAATTGTAGCAGTAGTAAAGGCCTACACTACTCGAGTAGGTGATGGCCCATTTCCTACTGAGTTACTAGATGCCACTGgtgaaattttgcaaaaaagagGTTGTGAGTTTGGTGTCACAACAAAGAGGAAAAGACGCTGTGGATGGCTTGACTTGATTTTATTGAAGTACACAGCAATCGTGAATGG TTACACGTCAATATGCTTGACCAAACTTGATATCTTGGATACATTGCCAACTATCAAAGTCTGCACTGGATATCGTCTAAATGGCAAGGAAATTGATTATTTCCCAAGCAGCACATCAGATTTGGCTAAAGTGGAACCAATCTATGAAGAGTTTGAAGGCTGGCAGACCAGTACAGAAGGTGTACGCTCTTTTGATAATTTACCTTTAAGTGctcaaaaatatgtacaattatTAGAAGAATATTTAGATATTCCAG TGAAATGGGTAGGCGTTGGCGCTGGTCGAGAAAGTATAATTGCTATCTGA
- the LOC100116750 gene encoding adenylosuccinate synthetase isoform X1, translated as MSACVRVQATNGDSANDTSSRKKLRVSGQQQHQAKVTVVLGAQWGDEGKGKVVDMLASEADLVCRCQGGSNAGHTVVVEGAEYHFHLLPSGIINPRCKSVIGNGVVIHLPGLFEELEENEAQGLKDWQGRLIISDRAHIVFDFHQQVDQLQELEKGTRSLGTTKKGIGPAYASKAARTGIRIGELVGDYDKFSEKFVALVASHQKIFPALKVDVKAELERYRGYADRIRPYVKETVHYLHHAAKDGKKILVEGANAAMLDIDFGTYPYVTSSNCSIGGVCTGLGLPPTVIGEIVAVVKAYTTRVGDGPFPTELLDATGEILQKRGCEFGVTTKRKRRCGWLDLILLKYTAIVNGYTSICLTKLDILDTLPTIKVCTGYRLNGKEIDYFPSSTSDLAKVEPIYEEFEGWQTSTEGVRSFDNLPLSAQKYVQLLEEYLDIPVKWVGVGAGRESIIAI; from the exons ATGTCGGCGTGCGTCAGGGTGCAGGCGACCAACGGGGACAGCGCGAACGATACCTCTTCGAGGAAGAAGCTCCGCGTCTCcggacagcagcagcaccaggcCAAGGTCACGGTCGTGCTGGGAGCTCAATGGGGCGACGAGGGCAAGGGCAAAGTCGTCGACATGCTGGCCAGCGAAGCCGACCTCGTCTGCAGGTGTCAG GGAGGAAGTAATGCAGGTCATACTGTAGTTGTAGAAGGTGCCGAATACCACTTCCACCTTCTACCTAGTGGCATAATCAATCCCAGATGTAAATCCGTTATag GTAATGGTGTTGTCATTCATTTGCCAGGCTTATTTGAAGAACTGGAAGAAAATGAGGCTCAAGGTCTTAAAGATTGGCAGGGCCGACTTATCATTTCGGACAGGGCTCACATAGTCTTTGACTTTCATCAGCAAGTTGATCAATTGCAAGAACTTGAAAAAGGCACTCGTTCATTGGGTACCACAAAGAAAGGAATTGGTCCAGCTTATGCTAGTAAGGCAGCCAGAACTGGAATTAGAATAGGAGAACTCGTAGGGGACTATGAcaaattttctgaaaaatttgtaGCCCTTGTAGCGTCTCATCAGAAAATCTTTCCTGCTCTTAAAGTAGACGTGAAAGCAGAACTAGAACGTTACAGGGG ATATGCTGATCGTATCAGACCCTATGTCAAAGAGACAGTTCATTACTTGCATCATGCTGCAAAAGATGGAAAGAAGATTTTAGTAGAAGGTGCTAATGCTGCAATGTTAGACATAGATTTTGGAACGTACCCGTACGTTACTAGTTCAAACTGCAGTATTGGTGGAGTCTGCACTGGCCTTGGATTACCGCCTACTGTTATTGGAGAAATTGTAGCAGTAGTAAAGGCCTACACTACTCGAGTAGGTGATGGCCCATTTCCTACTGAGTTACTAGATGCCACTGgtgaaattttgcaaaaaagagGTTGTGAGTTTGGTGTCACAACAAAGAGGAAAAGACGCTGTGGATGGCTTGACTTGATTTTATTGAAGTACACAGCAATCGTGAATGG TTACACGTCAATATGCTTGACCAAACTTGATATCTTGGATACATTGCCAACTATCAAAGTCTGCACTGGATATCGTCTAAATGGCAAGGAAATTGATTATTTCCCAAGCAGCACATCAGATTTGGCTAAAGTGGAACCAATCTATGAAGAGTTTGAAGGCTGGCAGACCAGTACAGAAGGTGTACGCTCTTTTGATAATTTACCTTTAAGTGctcaaaaatatgtacaattatTAGAAGAATATTTAGATATTCCAG TGAAATGGGTAGGCGTTGGCGCTGGTCGAGAAAGTATAATTGCTATCTGA
- the LOC100116672 gene encoding aldo-keto reductase family 1 member A1, which translates to MSSVANDGVALPTGQRVPIVGFGTWQASEEEVAAAVENALEAGYRHIDAAPVYLNEHVIGKVLKKWLDSGKVKREELFIVTKVPPSGNRPERVEKYLKKSLKDLQLDYLDLYLIHVPFAFVEEEGNLFPKHENGELKIDHNTDHIAVWAEMEKQVVNGLTKAIGLSNFNTKQIDRVLNSAKVPVATLQIELHLYFQQKEMVEYCKNKGIPITAYSPLGTRGLVKSLGKDGAVPDLLENPTVLQIAKKHNKTPAQIALKHTIQKGIIVIPKSTTPQRIRDNIQLFGWQLDDVDVKALNALDQGEKARICDFSFLPGTEKHPEFPFKQ; encoded by the exons GCATCGGAAGAAGAGGTAGCGGCTGCTGTAGAGAATGCCTTGGAAGCTGGATACAGGCACATTGATGCAGCACCAGTATATCTCAATGAACACGTTATTggaaaagttttgaaaaaatggcTTGATTCTGGTAAAGTCAAGAGAGAGGAACTTTTCATAGTAACAAAG gTGCCACCGAGTGGAAATAGGCCTGAGAGAGTggaaaagtatttaaaaaagtctTTGAAAGATTTACAACTGGATTACTTGGATCTCTATCTGATTCATGTTCCATTTGCATTTGTGGAGGAAGAAGGCAACTTGTTTCCAAAGCACGAAAATGGTGAACTCAAAATTGATCACAATACTGACCACATCGCCGTGTGGGCAGAAATGGAGAAGCAGGTTGTCAATGGCCTGACCAAAGCCATCGGCTTGTCTAACTTCAATACCAAACAAATTGACAGAGTATTAAACTCTGCCAAGGTGCCTGTTGCTACATTGCAGATTGAACTGCATTTGTATTTCCAGCAAAAAGAAATG GTTGAATACTGTAAAAACAAAGGTATTCCAATCACTGCATATTCTCCTCTTGGAACAAGGGGATTAGTAAAGTCGTTGGGAAAAGATGGCGCGGTCCCAGATTTGTTGGAGAATCCAACTGTCTTACAAATAGCTAAGAAGCACAATAAGACACCAGCACAGATTGCGCTTAAGCATACTATTCAAAAAGGAATTATCGTTATTCCCAAGAGTACAACTCCTCAACGCATCAGAGACAATATTCAGTTATTCGGTTGGCAACTCGATGATGTAGACGTAAAAGCATTGAATGCATTAGATCAAGGAGAGAAAGCACGTATCTGTGATTTCTCATTTTTACCAGGAACAGAGAAGCATCCCGAATTCCCCTTCAAACAATAA